A stretch of DNA from Oligoflexus sp.:
ACCTTTGTTTAGGTCTCTATCGTCTTGAATACCTTTAAAATTTGGCGGTACTCGATGGAAGAAAAAACTGCCCCCCAGAGTGGCAAAGAACGATTTGGACGACTCTTCATTCAGGACGTCGACAAAATCGACTGTGCGATCTTTGACCCTTCGGTCGGTGTGGTCGGTCAGTCCTGGTATGTGGACATCACCGTTTCGGGTCAGCTCGACTCGAACGGCTTTGTGTATGATTTCAGCCATTTGAAGAAGCTGGTGAAGCAGGTCCTGAAGGCCTCGCTCGACCACACGCTGATTATTCCGGTGCAGTCCAAACTCGTGCATTACCAGGACACGGACCGCGGTGAGCTTTGGCGCCTTCAGGCCAAGAGTCGTCTGACGGGTGTCAACTCGGAGTGGAGCTACCTCTGCCCCAAGGGTGCCGTTTATCCCATCCGCTCGGTTCAGGTGACCCGCGAAATCGTCGAGCAGGAATGTTCGCGTCTCGTCCGCCATCGTCTGCCCGAGGAAATCCACTCGGTGGAAGTTCAGCTGCGGAAAGAGCAAGAGCGGGCCGGTCAGTCCTTCTTCCGCTATAGCCATGGCATTACCGGCCACGAAGGTCTTTGCCAAAGGCTCTTTCACGGTCACCGCAGCATGATCGAAGTCTATGTCGCGGATGAACGCCGTCACGATCTGGAGCAGTGGCTGGCCCACGAAGTTCTGGGTTCCATCGTTCACATCGCGTCGATGACGCAGCTGGTGAACCCGGCCCCGGATCTGCGGCCCGGTGTGCGTTCGGAAAATCAAACGCCACTGACCATTGCGTATGAAGCCTCCAAAGGTCGCTATGAAGCCACCGTTCCCGCGAACCGCGTGTTCCTGGTGGAAGCGGAAACCAGTATCGAATCCATCGCTCAGGAATTGGCCAAGTTGATTGGCAGCGAAGGCGTGGATCTCGGCGCCCCCATCAAAGTGAAATGCTTTGAAGGGATCGGCAAAGGCGCAATCGCCGAATTGTAAGACATCAGGCTGGTGGGTGATAGTAAACGCTCACCAGCTTTCGCCACTCCTCTTTTAAACTTTCGACTCCCACGCTTAAAAAAGATTCCGGGTGAAACTGCACACCGACAGCGGGGTGCGGCCTTGAATAATCTTCCAGCGCTTCGACTTCATCATCGGCATTCCACGCGGTCGCAAGGCCTTCCGGCAAATCCGTAACGACGAGAGAATTATAACGGGCCACCTCCGCATGATCGGGCAGAGCCCTTAGAAACCTGGAATGGGCGGCTTTTTTTAAAGTCTGAGCGGACCCATGGAAGGGATGCTGCGCCCGCGCCATGCGTCCGCCCAGCGCCAGACCCAGGCATTGGTGTCCG
This window harbors:
- a CDS encoding 6-pyruvoyl trahydropterin synthase family protein encodes the protein MEEKTAPQSGKERFGRLFIQDVDKIDCAIFDPSVGVVGQSWYVDITVSGQLDSNGFVYDFSHLKKLVKQVLKASLDHTLIIPVQSKLVHYQDTDRGELWRLQAKSRLTGVNSEWSYLCPKGAVYPIRSVQVTREIVEQECSRLVRHRLPEEIHSVEVQLRKEQERAGQSFFRYSHGITGHEGLCQRLFHGHRSMIEVYVADERRHDLEQWLAHEVLGSIVHIASMTQLVNPAPDLRPGVRSENQTPLTIAYEASKGRYEATVPANRVFLVEAETSIESIAQELAKLIGSEGVDLGAPIKVKCFEGIGKGAIAEL
- a CDS encoding aminodeoxychorismate/anthranilate synthase component II; translation: MQVCFLDHYDSFSFNLIDWLFSDTGLELVYRPYDSPGLVLELRKTPMPLVLSPGPKDPLVLPETMAIVREQLGKVPIFGICLGHQCLGLALGGRMARAQHPFHGSAQTLKKAAHSRFLRALPDHAEVARYNSLVVTDLPEGLATAWNADDEVEALEDYSRPHPAVGVQFHPESFLSVGVESLKEEWRKLVSVYYHPPA